Part of the Tissierellales bacterium genome is shown below.
AGTAGCCGCATCGTCTTTTAACAATATATAACCATTTTCATTATCTGATGATTTACTCATTTTTTTAGTTGGATCTTGAAGACTCATTATACGAGCACCTTGCTTTGGAATAAATGGCTCTGGCATTTTAAATGTATCACTGTATCTGTGATTAAAACGCTGTGCCAATGTTCTAGTGAGCTCAACATGTTGCTTTTGGTCTTCTCCTACAGGTACTTCATCTGCTTGATAAAGTAATATATCTCCAGCCATAAGCACTGGATATGTGTAAAGACCTGCATTTAAGCCGGCTTCTCCTTTTTTTGCCTTATCTTTAAATTGTGTCATACGATTTAGCTCTCCCATTTGAGCCATAGTATCTAATATCCACGCAACTTCAGCATGCGCACTTATGTGAGATTGGATAAATATAGTAACTTTCTCTGGATCTAAGCCACAAGCCATATATAAAGCCAATATTTCCAATGTGTTTCTTCTCAAATCTTTTGGTATCTGTTGTACTGTTATAGCATGTAAGTCTGCTATAAAATAAAAGCAATCATATGTATCTTGAAAATCAACCCAATTTCTTATAGCTCCAACATAATTTCCAAGTGTCAATTCTCCTGATGGCTTGATGCCACTAACTATTCTTGATTTTTCCATTTTCTTCTCTCCTTTTTATTGTCTAAAGCAATAAATATAAAAAGCCCTCTATGCATAAAGCATAGAGGGCGACTAATCGCGGTACCACCTCTAAATGAACTCCTAAGAATTCCTCTTTCAACAACAGGCAA
Proteins encoded:
- the trpS gene encoding tryptophan--tRNA ligase — translated: MEKSRIVSGIKPSGELTLGNYVGAIRNWVDFQDTYDCFYFIADLHAITVQQIPKDLRRNTLEILALYMACGLDPEKVTIFIQSHISAHAEVAWILDTMAQMGELNRMTQFKDKAKKGEAGLNAGLYTYPVLMAGDILLYQADEVPVGEDQKQHVELTRTLAQRFNHRYSDTFKMPEPFIPKQGARIMSLQDPTKKMSKSSDNENGYILLKDDAATIRRKVKRAVTDSVGIVAYNDDQLAIKNLLTIFSVMTGEKIEDIVKRYEGKGYGDFKADLAEAIVAHLHPIQTKFKELMDDKAYLEEVYADGAAKASKIAYKTLSKVYKKVGLVPRKF